The following coding sequences lie in one Deinococcus cellulosilyticus NBRC 106333 = KACC 11606 genomic window:
- a CDS encoding rhodanese-like domain-containing protein has translation MIEDVSPQEGLARVQAGALLIDVRETGEYSEVHAEGAELIPLSEFQQRYTEIPKDRELVMICRSGARSARAGSFLKEQGYENVVNLAGGTMAWVNEGLPHVRGE, from the coding sequence ATGATTGAAGACGTGAGTCCACAGGAAGGATTGGCCCGTGTTCAGGCAGGTGCCCTGCTGATCGACGTGCGTGAAACGGGAGAGTACAGCGAGGTGCACGCTGAAGGTGCAGAGCTCATCCCCCTCTCTGAATTTCAGCAGCGTTACACCGAGATCCCAAAAGACCGGGAACTGGTGATGATCTGCCGCAGCGGTGCCCGCAGTGCAAGGGCAGGCAGTTTCCTCAAAGAGCAGGGCTATGAAAATGTGGTCAACCTCGCCGGAGGCACCATGGCCTGGGTGAATGAGGGATTGCCCCACGTGAGAGGAGAATGA
- a CDS encoding rhodanese-like domain-containing protein — MKHLLDLRDELDREAEPLSLYFEDFRSLALELSDIEAGQYELDRTLQYLVVCEVGQKSKLAVMYLQSDGIGADHLEGGILGLRKMVEQEFTLPYSDERFRQLLEHPGVRFVSRSGDALVFRGRISAEELASLA, encoded by the coding sequence GTGAAGCACCTGCTGGATCTCCGTGATGAACTGGATCGGGAGGCAGAACCCCTCTCCCTGTATTTTGAGGATTTCAGATCCCTTGCCCTTGAACTGTCAGACATTGAGGCGGGTCAGTACGAACTGGACAGAACCCTCCAGTATCTGGTGGTCTGTGAAGTGGGCCAGAAGAGCAAACTGGCCGTGATGTACCTGCAGTCTGATGGCATTGGCGCAGATCATCTAGAAGGAGGAATTCTGGGGTTGCGCAAAATGGTGGAACAGGAATTCACCCTCCCCTATTCAGATGAACGGTTCAGACAGTTGCTGGAACATCCGGGGGTGCGGTTTGTTTCCAGAAGTGGGGATGCTCTGGTGTTTCGGGGAAGAATTTCAGCTGAAGAGCTTGCATCTCTGGCGTGA
- the ruvB gene encoding Holliday junction branch migration DNA helicase RuvB has translation MEADLTLRPRSLADYVGQEKVKEKLAVYLQAAKTRGEALDHTLIFGPPGLGKTTLAHIIAHEMGVNIKVTSGPAIEKPGDLAAILTNSIEEGDVLFIDEIHRLGRVAEEHLYPAMEDFKLDIVLGQGPAARTIELPLPRFTLVGATTRPGLITAPMRSRFGIIEHLEYYTPQELAWGLTREATLNGYILSEEAALEIGARSRGTMRIAKRYLRRVRDYAVVAGEVDISRERAEKALDLLGLDSAGLDERDVKLLDILIHRFNGGPVGLDTLAIAMSEDANTLEDVYEPYLIQLGFVKRTPRGRVATVRAYEHLGLPVLHYEEEEF, from the coding sequence ATGGAAGCCGACCTCACTTTACGCCCCAGGTCCCTTGCGGACTATGTCGGGCAGGAAAAAGTCAAAGAAAAACTTGCAGTCTACCTGCAAGCCGCCAAAACCCGGGGGGAGGCGCTGGACCACACGCTGATCTTCGGACCTCCCGGACTGGGGAAAACCACCCTGGCCCACATCATCGCCCATGAAATGGGTGTCAACATCAAAGTGACCTCCGGGCCTGCCATCGAAAAGCCTGGAGACCTTGCAGCAATCCTCACCAACAGCATCGAAGAAGGGGATGTGCTTTTCATCGATGAGATTCACCGTCTTGGGCGCGTTGCAGAAGAGCACCTGTACCCCGCGATGGAAGACTTCAAGCTGGACATCGTGCTGGGTCAGGGACCTGCGGCCCGCACCATCGAGTTGCCCCTGCCCAGATTTACGCTGGTGGGAGCCACCACCCGTCCAGGCCTGATCACAGCGCCCATGCGTTCTCGCTTCGGGATCATTGAGCACCTGGAGTATTACACCCCGCAAGAACTCGCCTGGGGCCTCACCCGTGAAGCCACCCTCAACGGGTACATCCTGTCTGAGGAGGCCGCTCTGGAAATTGGTGCCCGTTCCCGTGGCACCATGCGCATTGCCAAGCGTTACCTGCGCCGGGTGCGGGATTACGCGGTGGTTGCGGGCGAAGTGGACATCTCCCGTGAACGTGCAGAGAAAGCCCTCGACCTGCTCGGTCTCGACTCCGCAGGCCTTGACGAGCGCGACGTGAAACTGCTGGACATCCTGATTCACCGTTTCAACGGTGGACCTGTCGGTCTGGACACCCTCGCGATTGCCATGAGCGAAGACGCCAACACCCTGGAAGACGTGTACGAGCCTTACCTGATCCAGCTTGGCTTCGTGAAACGCACCCCCAGAGGGCGTGTGGCCACCGTGCGGGCCTATGAGCATCTGGGCCTGCCTGTGCTGCACTACGAGGAAGAGGAATTCTGA
- a CDS encoding MFS transporter → MKGSRPLGLLFLTIFIAMLGLSVLFPVLAPLSKELGITTAQTTWLSTVYSLAQFLSAPWWGHLSETRGRRPILILGLIGFAISFGLFGYMAHLGMEGVLTGTPLLVALLAARVAGGLLSSATLPTAQAYIADITPPEKRAGAMGLIGAAFGLGIIFGPAIGGILSQGGNLLIPIFFSSGLALITALTALAILPESIHLRPKTQDNKAKVSFLRGEIPVLLVVSMLTTLASVGMEQTISFYIQDNLKISGPEAVKTISIALFIFGMVAVAVQGGLIRVLAKKMPQSTLIWIGLAVMGAGMLLMPYMHTFWSITFALCMIGFGSAFIGPSISAALSLQVAANQQGSIAGVNSSATALGRMTGPIIAGYLYQYVSPGSPYLFSGIVLMVLLVVSLGSLKTQKPAVTAH, encoded by the coding sequence ATGAAAGGCTCACGGCCGCTAGGGCTTTTGTTTCTGACCATTTTCATCGCCATGCTGGGGCTCAGCGTGCTCTTCCCGGTGCTCGCTCCGCTGTCCAAAGAACTGGGCATCACCACCGCCCAGACCACCTGGCTTTCCACGGTGTACAGCCTCGCACAGTTTCTGAGTGCACCCTGGTGGGGTCACCTGTCGGAAACCCGTGGGCGTCGCCCCATCCTGATTCTGGGCCTGATCGGATTTGCCATCTCATTTGGACTTTTCGGTTACATGGCCCACCTGGGCATGGAAGGCGTTCTGACGGGAACCCCTCTCCTGGTGGCCCTCCTTGCTGCCCGCGTGGCCGGAGGTCTGCTTTCCAGTGCAACCTTGCCCACCGCCCAGGCCTACATTGCAGACATCACTCCACCTGAGAAACGTGCTGGAGCCATGGGGCTCATCGGCGCAGCTTTCGGTCTGGGGATCATTTTTGGTCCTGCCATCGGGGGCATCCTCTCCCAGGGAGGAAACCTCCTGATCCCCATCTTTTTCTCCTCAGGACTTGCCCTCATCACTGCCCTGACGGCTCTGGCCATCCTCCCTGAGAGCATTCACCTGCGCCCCAAAACCCAGGACAACAAAGCGAAAGTCAGCTTCCTGAGGGGCGAAATTCCGGTTCTGCTGGTGGTGTCCATGCTGACCACCCTGGCAAGTGTGGGCATGGAGCAGACCATCTCCTTCTACATCCAGGACAACCTGAAGATCTCTGGTCCAGAGGCCGTGAAAACCATCTCCATTGCTCTTTTCATTTTTGGGATGGTTGCAGTGGCTGTGCAGGGAGGCCTGATCCGGGTGCTGGCCAAAAAGATGCCCCAGTCCACCCTGATCTGGATTGGGCTTGCCGTGATGGGGGCCGGAATGCTGTTGATGCCTTACATGCACACCTTCTGGAGCATCACTTTTGCGCTCTGTATGATTGGCTTTGGCAGCGCCTTCATCGGACCCAGCATCTCTGCCGCACTTTCCCTGCAGGTGGCAGCCAACCAGCAAGGAAGCATCGCTGGAGTCAACAGTTCTGCCACTGCTCTGGGACGCATGACAGGACCCATCATTGCCGGTTATCTGTACCAGTATGTTTCTCCTGGCAGCCCTTACCTGTTCTCTGGAATTGTGTTGATGGTGCTCCTGGTGGTCTCACTGGGAAGCCTCAAAACTCAAAAGCCTGCTGTCACAGCGCATTGA
- a CDS encoding metal-sulfur cluster assembly factor: MTTVEQVLEALKVVKDPEIPVNVVDLGLVYDVQISEDGVVDIEMTLTSVGCPVQDMIRADAELAVMRLEEVTRVNVDFVWTPPWTTEKMSDDGKRQMRMFGFNV; encoded by the coding sequence ATGACAACGGTCGAACAGGTGCTTGAAGCGCTGAAGGTGGTCAAGGACCCCGAAATTCCGGTGAATGTGGTGGATCTGGGTCTGGTCTACGACGTGCAGATTTCCGAAGATGGTGTGGTGGACATCGAAATGACCCTCACCAGCGTCGGCTGCCCGGTGCAGGACATGATCCGTGCAGATGCTGAACTTGCAGTGATGCGTCTGGAGGAGGTCACCAGGGTCAACGTGGATTTCGTGTGGACTCCACCATGGACCACTGAAAAAATGTCTGACGATGGCAAGCGCCAGATGCGCATGTTTGGATTCAACGTCTGA